A genomic region of Microlunatus sagamiharensis contains the following coding sequences:
- a CDS encoding Brp/Blh family beta-carotene 15,15'-dioxygenase — translation MTLLHRTPVRPAPQSGAGRPGPARVLRRATSASRLMAAALVAVGLLAPGGLAGHQTPLLVAGFVLGLPHGAVDHLLPVRHAWVRRGLRPMLVVLAAYVGVALLAYAGLRLAGPVVLPVLLVVSVLHFGAGDLEVTGAGRGRGGAVRLLLAAGRGAPVVAGPLLAWPAATGSALAVVGLGAAPGTAAATVAGWVLLGLALAAAGLALHDGRPGDALDVALLVALFVLVPPLAAFGVYFGAWHGLRHTARLLADDPANADDLDAGRLLAPLGRFVRAAALPSVVALGTAGALVALAGSDASLAAPVFDLLLALTVPHVAVVALLDRDDHRDDPATSTVSRWSRSEVPAQARAGTSSRSAARRRSR, via the coding sequence GTGACCCTCCTCCACAGGACACCCGTCCGGCCGGCGCCGCAGTCCGGCGCCGGCCGGCCCGGGCCCGCACGGGTCCTGCGGCGGGCGACCTCCGCCTCGCGGCTGATGGCGGCCGCCCTCGTCGCCGTGGGTCTGCTGGCACCGGGCGGTCTCGCCGGGCACCAGACGCCGCTGCTCGTCGCCGGCTTCGTGCTCGGGCTGCCGCACGGGGCGGTCGACCACCTGCTGCCGGTGCGGCACGCCTGGGTGCGCCGCGGTCTGCGTCCGATGCTCGTGGTGCTGGCCGCGTACGTCGGGGTGGCCCTGCTCGCGTACGCCGGGCTCCGGCTCGCCGGACCGGTCGTGCTGCCCGTGCTGCTGGTCGTCTCGGTGCTGCACTTCGGCGCCGGTGACCTCGAGGTCACCGGCGCCGGGCGCGGCCGCGGCGGTGCCGTCCGCCTGCTGCTCGCGGCGGGCCGCGGGGCTCCCGTCGTCGCCGGGCCGCTCCTCGCCTGGCCGGCGGCGACCGGGTCGGCCCTCGCGGTGGTCGGGCTGGGGGCGGCGCCCGGCACCGCAGCCGCGACGGTCGCCGGCTGGGTCCTGCTGGGCCTGGCGCTGGCCGCCGCCGGGCTCGCCCTGCACGACGGCCGACCCGGTGACGCGCTCGACGTCGCCCTGCTGGTCGCGCTGTTCGTCCTCGTCCCGCCGCTCGCCGCCTTCGGGGTCTACTTCGGCGCCTGGCACGGGCTCCGGCACACCGCACGCCTGCTGGCCGACGACCCCGCGAACGCCGACGACCTCGACGCCGGACGGCTCCTCGCGCCGCTGGGCCGCTTCGTCCGGGCGGCCGCCCTGCCCAGCGTCGTGGCGCTCGGCACGGCCGGGGCCCTCGTGGCCCTGGCCGGCTCGGACGCGAGCCTGGCCGCGCCGGTCTTCGACCTGCTGCTCGCCCTCACCGTGCCCCACGTCGCCGTGGTCGCCCTGCTCGACCGCGACGACCACCGGGACGATCCCGCGACGAGCACCGTGAGCCGTTGGTCGCGGTCCGAGGTCCCGGCTCAGGCGCGGGCCGGGACCAGCAGCCGCAGCGCGGCTCGGAGGCGGTCGAGGTAG
- a CDS encoding TetR/AcrR family transcriptional regulator — protein MDEGTQVEDGRREAVLASALQTFARHGYRATSMDAVAREARISRQGLYFLFGSKEALFREAVSRALADDLRAVEGLLADEAVPLPGRLLAAYDRWAGRWVGPLARDVPGVIDDNPELLDPSAHEAPERFQALVAGALAARVDDASLVAQTLTSVSVGLKHQVGSREAYLDRLRAALRLLVPARA, from the coding sequence GTGGACGAGGGCACCCAGGTGGAGGACGGTCGGCGCGAGGCGGTGCTCGCCTCCGCGCTGCAGACCTTCGCCCGCCACGGCTACCGGGCGACCTCCATGGACGCGGTCGCCCGGGAGGCGCGCATCTCCAGGCAGGGCCTCTACTTCCTCTTCGGGAGCAAGGAGGCGTTGTTCCGGGAGGCCGTCTCCCGCGCGCTCGCCGACGACCTGCGCGCGGTCGAGGGGCTGCTGGCGGACGAGGCCGTGCCGCTGCCCGGACGCCTGCTCGCCGCGTACGACCGGTGGGCGGGCCGCTGGGTCGGACCCCTCGCGCGCGACGTCCCCGGGGTGATCGACGACAACCCCGAGCTGCTCGACCCCTCCGCCCACGAGGCCCCGGAGCGCTTCCAGGCGCTGGTCGCCGGTGCCCTCGCCGCGCGGGTCGACGACGCCTCCCTCGTGGCGCAGACCCTGACGAGCGTGTCCGTCGGGCTCAAGCACCAGGTCGGGTCCCGCGAGGCCTACCTCGACCGCCTCCGAGCCGCGCTGCGGCTGCTGGTCCCGGCCCGCGCCTGA
- a CDS encoding Lrp/AsnC family transcriptional regulator — MDGHKTDESARTGEAGTPGPKKRRTSPAARELTDVDRRILEVLSADARIPNSTLAARVGLAASTCHSRVRELEERGVIRGYHADIDLEATGSPLQALVAVRLRAGARHLLRDFTTRMRSRPEVLDLYFLASDDDFLVHVAVPGSSALRDFVLEQLSAHPEVASTQTNIIFEHTWVAAFPGARAAE, encoded by the coding sequence GTGGACGGACACAAGACCGACGAATCTGCGAGAACCGGCGAGGCGGGCACACCCGGGCCGAAGAAACGGCGGACCTCGCCCGCCGCCCGCGAGCTCACCGACGTCGACCGGCGCATCCTCGAGGTGCTGAGCGCCGACGCGCGCATCCCCAACAGCACCCTCGCCGCCCGCGTCGGGCTGGCCGCCTCGACCTGCCACAGCCGCGTGCGCGAGCTCGAGGAGCGCGGCGTCATCCGCGGCTACCACGCCGACATCGACCTCGAGGCGACCGGCAGCCCGCTGCAGGCCCTGGTCGCGGTGCGCCTGCGGGCGGGTGCGCGCCACCTCCTGCGCGACTTCACCACCCGGATGAGGTCACGCCCCGAGGTGCTGGACCTCTACTTCCTGGCCAGCGACGACGACTTCCTCGTCCACGTCGCCGTGCCGGGCAGCTCCGCGCTGCGCGATTTCGTCCTCGAGCAGCTGTCCGCGCACCCTGAGGTGGCGTCCACGCAGACCAACATCATCTTCGAGCACACGTGGGTCGCGGCCTTCCCCGGTGCGCGGGCCGCGGAGTGA
- the nhaA gene encoding Na+/H+ antiporter NhaA, giving the protein MSTPTRPSSVFPRGSWAEASRIAAVLRGETVGGALLLGATVVALVWANSPWSAAYAGLRDLEVGPAALHLDLSLGTWAADGLLAIFFFVAGLELKREFVAGDLRDPRRAALPVVAAVGGMAVPALVFVLVNLRTGSGALAGWAIPTATDIAFALAVLAVVSTHLPSGLRTFLLTLAVVDDLLAITIIALFYTRELHPLMLLLALVPLAAFGLLVQKRVRSWWLLVPLAVVTWALVHASGVHATVAGVLLAFTVPVIRSRAAGGPEAGPGMAEHFEHLVRPLSSGFAVPVFAFFAAGVTVGGVSGLTESLSDTVAIGIVLGLLLGKTVGVFGATYLMARFTRASLDEDLSWVDVAGLAVLAGIGFTVSLLIGELAYGSGSERDEHVKVGVLLGSLLSALVAAVVLRLRNRVYRRLCEAEELDSDADGTPDVYEVPGKSV; this is encoded by the coding sequence ATGAGCACCCCTACCCGTCCGAGCAGCGTCTTCCCCCGCGGGTCCTGGGCCGAGGCGTCCCGGATCGCCGCCGTGCTGCGGGGCGAGACCGTGGGTGGGGCGCTCCTGCTCGGCGCGACGGTCGTCGCGCTCGTCTGGGCCAACTCGCCGTGGTCGGCCGCGTACGCGGGCCTGCGCGACCTCGAGGTCGGGCCGGCCGCCCTGCACCTCGACCTGAGCCTCGGCACCTGGGCGGCGGACGGGCTGCTGGCGATCTTCTTCTTCGTGGCGGGCCTGGAGCTCAAGCGCGAGTTCGTCGCCGGCGACCTGCGTGATCCCCGGCGGGCCGCCCTGCCCGTCGTGGCGGCCGTCGGTGGCATGGCCGTGCCGGCCCTGGTCTTCGTCCTGGTCAACCTCCGCACGGGCTCCGGAGCCCTGGCCGGCTGGGCCATCCCGACGGCGACGGACATCGCCTTCGCGCTGGCGGTGCTCGCGGTGGTCAGCACCCACCTGCCGAGCGGGCTGCGGACCTTCCTGCTCACCCTCGCGGTGGTCGACGACCTGCTGGCCATCACGATCATCGCGCTCTTCTACACCCGCGAGCTCCACCCGCTGATGCTGCTGCTCGCGCTCGTCCCGCTCGCGGCCTTCGGGCTGCTGGTCCAGAAGCGGGTGCGGTCCTGGTGGCTGCTCGTACCGCTCGCCGTCGTGACGTGGGCCCTCGTGCACGCCTCGGGGGTGCACGCGACGGTCGCCGGTGTCCTGCTGGCCTTCACGGTGCCGGTGATCCGCAGCCGTGCGGCCGGCGGGCCGGAGGCGGGACCCGGCATGGCCGAGCACTTCGAGCACCTGGTCCGGCCGCTGTCGAGCGGCTTCGCGGTGCCGGTCTTCGCCTTCTTCGCCGCGGGCGTGACGGTCGGCGGGGTCTCCGGGCTCACCGAGTCGCTGTCCGACACGGTGGCGATCGGCATCGTCCTCGGGCTGCTCCTGGGCAAGACGGTCGGTGTCTTCGGCGCCACCTACCTGATGGCGCGCTTCACGCGGGCCTCGCTGGACGAGGACCTCTCCTGGGTCGACGTCGCCGGCCTCGCGGTCCTCGCCGGCATCGGGTTCACGGTGTCGCTGCTGATCGGCGAGCTCGCGTACGGCAGCGGCAGCGAGCGCGACGAGCACGTCAAGGTCGGCGTCCTGCTCGGTTCGTTGCTCTCGGCGCTCGTCGCCGCGGTCGTGCTGCGCCTGCGGAACCGGGTCTACCGCCGGCTGTGCGAGGCCGAGGAGCTCGACAGCGACGCCGACGGGACGCCGGACGTGTACGAGGTGCCCGGCAAGAGCGTCTGA
- a CDS encoding SDR family NAD(P)-dependent oxidoreductase, producing MDQPLVTTRYGPSSTADDVLEGVDLTGVRAVVTGASSGLGAETARALAAAGAAVTLAVRDVAAGTRVADAVEGGGARRPEVGHLDLADGSSVRRFVRAWEGSLHLLVLNAGVVTSGLERTAEGRERQMATNHLGHHALAVGLHHALARGAAERDGSRVVVLSSTAHMRADVDLDDLDLERTAYDPQVAYARSKTANVLFAVEATRRWQGDGVVANAVNPGGVVTGLQRHFSPGQRASLEAAEAAGAFVWKSVGQGAATTVVAAVAPELAHTGGHYLDECREAYTVDDDASLVDHPHGVKRWALDPGSASRLWSLSEGLTRP from the coding sequence ATGGACCAGCCGCTCGTCACCACCCGCTACGGCCCGTCGAGCACGGCCGACGACGTGCTCGAGGGTGTCGACCTCACCGGCGTGCGTGCCGTCGTCACCGGGGCGTCGTCCGGGCTCGGGGCGGAGACGGCCCGCGCCCTGGCGGCGGCGGGCGCTGCCGTGACGCTCGCCGTGCGCGACGTCGCCGCGGGCACCCGGGTCGCGGACGCGGTCGAGGGCGGCGGCGCCCGGCGCCCGGAGGTGGGGCACCTCGACCTGGCCGACGGGTCGTCGGTCAGGCGGTTCGTGAGGGCGTGGGAGGGTTCGCTGCACCTGCTGGTGCTCAACGCCGGCGTGGTGACGTCGGGCCTCGAGCGCACCGCGGAGGGCCGCGAACGGCAGATGGCGACGAACCACCTCGGCCACCACGCGCTCGCCGTCGGCCTGCACCACGCGCTGGCCCGCGGCGCCGCGGAGCGTGACGGGAGCCGCGTCGTCGTGCTCAGCTCGACCGCGCACATGCGGGCCGACGTGGACCTCGACGACCTCGACCTCGAGCGCACCGCGTACGACCCGCAGGTCGCGTACGCGCGGTCCAAGACCGCCAACGTGCTGTTCGCCGTCGAGGCGACCCGGCGCTGGCAGGGCGACGGCGTGGTGGCCAACGCGGTCAACCCGGGCGGTGTCGTCACCGGGCTGCAGCGCCACTTCTCGCCGGGGCAGCGCGCCTCGCTCGAGGCGGCCGAGGCCGCCGGGGCCTTCGTCTGGAAGAGCGTGGGTCAGGGCGCGGCGACCACGGTCGTCGCGGCCGTGGCGCCCGAGCTCGCGCACACCGGCGGGCACTACCTCGACGAGTGCCGGGAGGCGTACACGGTCGACGACGACGCCTCGCTGGTCGACCACCCGCACGGGGTCAAGCGCTGGGCGCTGGACCCGGGCTCGGCCTCCCGGCTCTGGTCGCTGTCCGAGGGGCTGACGCGTCCCTGA
- a CDS encoding TetR/AcrR family transcriptional regulator translates to MSQASRIPLRADAARNLRRILTAAAEAFAEQGGDVAMEEVARRAGVGVGTLYRRFPDREALVVAVVRDSFQTLVDTMREAQQQEPRAWDALVRSMSHSQELRLSTPPSGPLAAPSRAALVADPVIRGLRDDFVEVLEQLVERAQAEGDLRDDVGAGDVAQLFALVVKAGRPGGGRGADLASGRALAVVLDGLRTGGRTTLPGRPLAPGDLARP, encoded by the coding sequence GTGAGCCAGGCGTCCCGGATCCCGCTGCGGGCCGACGCCGCCCGCAACCTGCGCCGGATCCTGACGGCCGCCGCCGAGGCCTTCGCCGAGCAGGGCGGCGACGTGGCCATGGAGGAGGTCGCCCGTCGGGCCGGCGTGGGGGTCGGGACCCTCTACCGGCGCTTCCCCGACCGCGAGGCGCTCGTCGTCGCGGTCGTCCGTGACAGCTTCCAGACCCTCGTCGACACCATGCGCGAGGCTCAGCAGCAGGAGCCGCGGGCCTGGGACGCGCTGGTGCGGAGCATGAGCCACTCCCAGGAGCTGCGGCTCTCCACGCCCCCGAGCGGTCCGCTCGCGGCCCCGTCCCGCGCCGCGCTCGTGGCCGACCCGGTCATCCGTGGTCTCCGTGACGACTTCGTCGAGGTCCTCGAGCAGCTGGTCGAGCGGGCGCAGGCCGAGGGCGACCTGCGCGACGACGTCGGCGCTGGCGACGTGGCCCAGCTCTTCGCCCTCGTCGTCAAGGCGGGGCGTCCCGGCGGCGGGCGCGGCGCCGACCTCGCGTCGGGCCGGGCCCTCGCCGTGGTCCTCGACGGGCTGCGGACGGGTGGACGCACCACGCTGCCCGGCCGGCCCCTGGCCCCCGGGGACCTCGCCCGGCCCTGA
- the ald gene encoding alanine dehydrogenase: MSVVGVPAEIKDNENRVALQPDGAAELVHAGHEVVVQAGAGLGSRFADEEFVAAGATVVASADEVFERADLILKVKEPVAAEYHRFREGQQLFTYLHLAADRPLTEFLLERKIDAIAYETVQTPDRRLPLLTPMSEVAGRMAVQAAAHHLESPRGGSGVLLGGVPGTPAAKVTIIGGGVAGTEAAKIAVGMRAIVRVFDTNPSRLAYLSDVFEGRLDLVVPNKARLASYIADSDVLIGAVLVPGAKAPKLVSRETIATMRPGSVAVDIAIDQGGCFETSRATTHSDPTYVEEGVVHYCVANIPGAVARTSTLALTSATLPYAVAVAKDGVRGAARSSAPLAAGLTTLAGALTNEPVAAAHGLAFTPTADALG; this comes from the coding sequence ATGTCGGTCGTGGGAGTCCCCGCAGAGATCAAGGACAACGAGAACCGGGTGGCGCTGCAGCCGGACGGCGCGGCCGAGCTCGTGCACGCGGGCCACGAGGTCGTCGTCCAGGCCGGCGCGGGGCTCGGGTCGCGCTTCGCCGACGAGGAGTTCGTCGCCGCCGGCGCGACCGTCGTCGCGAGCGCCGACGAGGTGTTCGAGCGCGCGGACCTGATCCTCAAGGTCAAGGAGCCCGTGGCCGCGGAGTACCACCGCTTCCGCGAGGGCCAGCAGCTCTTCACCTACCTGCACCTGGCGGCCGACCGACCGCTGACGGAGTTCCTGCTCGAGCGCAAGATCGACGCGATCGCGTACGAGACCGTGCAGACCCCGGACCGGCGGCTGCCGCTGCTGACGCCGATGAGCGAGGTCGCCGGGCGCATGGCCGTCCAGGCCGCGGCGCACCACCTCGAGAGCCCGCGGGGCGGTTCCGGGGTGCTGCTCGGCGGCGTCCCCGGGACGCCGGCGGCCAAGGTCACGATCATCGGCGGCGGCGTCGCCGGCACCGAGGCGGCCAAGATCGCCGTGGGCATGCGCGCCATCGTCCGGGTCTTCGACACCAACCCGTCGCGCCTGGCCTACCTGTCCGACGTCTTCGAGGGTCGCCTCGACCTCGTGGTCCCCAACAAGGCCCGCCTCGCCTCCTACATCGCCGACTCCGACGTGCTCATCGGCGCGGTGCTCGTGCCCGGCGCCAAGGCACCCAAGCTGGTCAGCCGCGAGACGATCGCGACGATGCGCCCGGGCAGCGTCGCGGTCGACATCGCCATCGACCAGGGCGGCTGCTTCGAGACCAGCCGCGCGACGACGCACTCCGACCCGACCTACGTCGAGGAGGGCGTCGTGCACTACTGCGTCGCCAACATCCCCGGCGCGGTCGCGCGCACGTCGACGCTCGCGCTGACCTCGGCGACCTTGCCGTACGCCGTCGCCGTCGCCAAGGACGGGGTCCGGGGCGCCGCCCGGTCGTCGGCCCCGCTGGCCGCCGGCCTCACGACGCTGGCCGGGGCGCTGACCAACGAGCCCGTCGCCGCGGCCCACGGGCTCGCCTTCACCCCGACGGCCGACGCGCTCGGCTGA
- a CDS encoding beta-glucosidase, with translation MTTARRRLLAATGCAAIALSGLTSTALAAPDGATSPPIVTGAPRTATVDYLLSAMSVDEKLQLVHGGTDPDPHGSAGIILGVPRLGVPDFREADAQGINVYKDATAYPGRLGLAGSFDRDAFSRFGQAVGQEGRALDVDLVYGPQIDLARFPTWQRNMTTNGEDPFVSAEMGQTEINGIQSQGLLSQVKHFAFYDGQNQNATSVVNDQAARQLYLPPYEAAVKQGQVSSLMCSYAIYQIAGFEDQPDYACQNSGGLNDILKAQWDFKGFVTSDYGGSHATSDLLQGMDQEFATSNLTSAKLKPLVDPGSSAFDKRYADALDSADARVLYQYQRFGLLDDSTYPSTAKTGVPPRTASPADGQVDEAAGNRLARELAEETGVLLKNEGSTLPLKRTRKSEIAVVGPTADLMPAAPNGERARGFGQRNNISPLDVLRQDAGNATITYAPGIDRVGKTVPSTALTTTEAGTTAGLTRVETDAEGKVVATTVDATLPGKQAGLVKGHTYTWTGYLNTPAADTYSLWLQRPAGAQTGDPAGYNQGINPGLQQGGGRGAAVNSTLTLDGVAQTLTAPSTILQNTYPNGPTVNGQYLGLDNGGASVPLTKGPHSIKLTYTPATNTAAAPGFRFAWAAHDADVKAAVKAARGASTAVVFVDDANTTTTAGDVGTLGPDQDALVKKVAAANPNTVVVLNTDGAVLMPWLRDVRSVLEMWYPGQEGGTATADLLYGEANPSAKLPMTFPASNKKTPFAGHPERSVGDDGQILWSEGLDMGYRWYVDKGVKPLFPFGHGLSYTKFALSGLTVTPAGDGTVTVSVKVKNTGKKRGATVAQVYVGTAKGLPKSVQQTKRSLVQFARADLEPGASTRLSMTVSARELSSWSTRTQQWVLGSGKRTFKVGTSVSSTPLSKTVTVS, from the coding sequence ATGACCACTGCTCGACGGCGGCTCCTCGCCGCGACCGGGTGCGCAGCCATCGCGCTGTCCGGGCTGACCTCGACCGCGCTGGCCGCGCCCGACGGCGCCACGTCACCGCCGATCGTCACCGGGGCCCCACGGACCGCGACCGTGGACTACCTGCTCTCGGCGATGTCGGTCGACGAGAAGCTGCAGCTCGTGCACGGCGGCACCGACCCCGACCCGCACGGCTCGGCCGGCATCATCCTCGGCGTGCCACGCCTCGGCGTGCCGGACTTCCGCGAGGCCGACGCGCAGGGCATCAACGTCTACAAGGACGCCACCGCCTACCCGGGACGCCTCGGGCTGGCCGGGTCGTTCGACCGCGACGCCTTCTCCCGCTTCGGGCAGGCCGTCGGCCAGGAGGGCCGCGCGCTGGACGTCGACCTCGTCTACGGTCCCCAGATCGACCTCGCCCGCTTCCCCACCTGGCAGCGCAACATGACGACCAACGGTGAGGACCCCTTCGTCTCCGCGGAGATGGGGCAGACCGAGATCAACGGCATCCAGAGCCAGGGCCTGCTCTCGCAGGTCAAGCACTTCGCCTTCTACGACGGGCAGAACCAGAACGCGACGTCGGTGGTCAACGACCAGGCCGCCCGCCAGCTGTACCTCCCGCCGTACGAGGCCGCGGTCAAGCAGGGCCAGGTCAGCTCCTTGATGTGCTCGTACGCGATCTACCAGATCGCCGGCTTCGAGGACCAGCCCGACTACGCCTGCCAGAACTCCGGCGGGCTGAACGACATCCTCAAGGCGCAGTGGGACTTCAAGGGCTTCGTCACCAGCGACTACGGCGGCTCGCACGCCACCAGCGACCTCCTCCAGGGCATGGACCAGGAGTTCGCCACGTCCAACCTGACGTCGGCGAAGCTGAAGCCGCTCGTCGACCCCGGCTCGAGCGCCTTCGACAAGCGCTACGCCGACGCGCTCGACAGCGCCGACGCCCGCGTCCTCTACCAGTACCAGCGCTTCGGCCTGCTGGACGACAGCACCTACCCCAGCACCGCCAAGACCGGCGTGCCGCCGCGGACGGCGAGCCCGGCGGACGGCCAGGTCGACGAGGCGGCAGGCAACCGGCTCGCCCGGGAGCTGGCCGAGGAGACCGGCGTCCTGCTGAAGAACGAGGGCAGCACCCTGCCCCTCAAGCGGACGCGCAAGTCCGAGATCGCCGTGGTCGGACCGACCGCCGACCTCATGCCCGCCGCCCCGAACGGCGAGCGTGCCCGCGGCTTCGGCCAGCGCAACAACATCAGCCCGCTCGACGTGCTGCGCCAGGACGCCGGCAACGCGACGATCACGTACGCGCCGGGCATCGACCGCGTCGGCAAGACCGTCCCGTCGACCGCCCTCACGACCACGGAGGCGGGCACGACGGCGGGTCTCACCCGGGTCGAGACCGACGCCGAGGGGAAGGTCGTCGCCACCACCGTCGACGCGACCCTGCCGGGCAAGCAGGCGGGCCTGGTCAAGGGGCACACCTACACCTGGACCGGCTACCTGAACACCCCGGCCGCCGACACCTACTCGCTGTGGCTCCAGCGCCCGGCCGGCGCGCAGACGGGTGACCCGGCCGGCTACAACCAGGGCATCAACCCCGGGTTGCAGCAGGGCGGCGGACGTGGCGCGGCGGTCAACTCGACGCTGACGCTGGACGGGGTGGCGCAGACGCTCACCGCGCCCTCGACGATCCTCCAGAACACCTACCCCAACGGACCCACCGTCAACGGCCAGTACCTCGGCCTCGACAACGGCGGCGCCTCGGTGCCGCTCACCAAGGGCCCGCACTCCATCAAGCTCACCTACACCCCGGCGACCAACACGGCTGCCGCGCCCGGCTTCCGCTTCGCCTGGGCCGCGCACGACGCGGACGTCAAGGCCGCGGTCAAGGCCGCGCGTGGAGCCAGCACCGCCGTGGTGTTCGTCGACGACGCCAACACGACGACCACCGCCGGTGACGTCGGCACGCTCGGGCCCGACCAGGACGCGCTGGTCAAGAAGGTCGCCGCCGCCAACCCGAACACGGTCGTGGTCCTGAACACCGACGGAGCCGTCCTGATGCCGTGGCTGCGCGACGTCCGCTCGGTGCTCGAGATGTGGTACCCGGGCCAGGAGGGCGGCACGGCGACGGCCGACCTGCTGTACGGGGAGGCCAACCCCAGCGCCAAGCTGCCGATGACCTTCCCGGCCAGCAACAAGAAGACCCCGTTCGCCGGCCACCCCGAGCGGTCGGTCGGGGACGACGGCCAGATCCTCTGGTCGGAGGGCCTCGACATGGGCTACCGCTGGTACGTCGACAAGGGCGTCAAGCCGCTCTTCCCCTTCGGCCACGGGCTGTCCTACACGAAGTTCGCGCTGTCCGGGCTGACGGTCACCCCGGCCGGCGACGGCACCGTGACCGTGTCGGTCAAGGTGAAGAACACCGGCAAGAAGCGCGGCGCGACCGTCGCCCAGGTCTACGTGGGCACGGCCAAGGGTCTGCCGAAGTCCGTCCAGCAGACGAAGCGGAGCCTGGTGCAGTTCGCGCGGGCGGACCTCGAGCCCGGAGCCTCCACCCGGCTCTCGATGACCGTCTCCGCCCGGGAGCTCTCCTCGTGGAGCACGAGGACGCAGCAGTGGGTCCTGGGCAGCGGGAAGCGGACCTTCAAGGTCGGCACCTCCGTCAGCTCGACGCCGCTCAGCAAGACCGTGACGGTCTCCTGA
- a CDS encoding MarR family winged helix-turn-helix transcriptional regulator: MATVTACDELVGTLAGLVKVERDLVRGPSMTPGVLLLDAVERLGQPSQSDLARDLGLTGSTVSRQLASLRRLALVAAETDSRDARSRRIGLTEEGAAELERRRAALSAGLAERLDHWGDDEVAALVSLLDRFTRSVAAYEQPPAGRNTETKES, from the coding sequence GTGGCGACGGTGACGGCCTGCGACGAGCTGGTCGGCACCCTGGCGGGGCTGGTCAAGGTCGAGCGCGACCTCGTCCGGGGCCCGTCGATGACGCCGGGCGTGCTCCTGCTCGACGCGGTCGAACGGCTCGGTCAGCCGAGCCAGTCCGACCTCGCCCGTGACCTCGGGCTCACCGGGTCCACCGTCAGCCGACAGCTGGCCTCCCTCCGCCGGCTCGCGCTGGTGGCCGCCGAGACCGACAGCCGGGACGCCCGCAGCCGCCGCATCGGCCTGACCGAGGAGGGTGCGGCCGAGCTCGAGCGGCGCAGGGCCGCGCTCAGCGCCGGGCTGGCCGAACGCCTCGACCACTGGGGCGACGACGAGGTCGCCGCGCTCGTCTCCCTGCTCGACCGCTTCACCCGCAGCGTCGCGGCGTACGAACAGCCGCCCGCCGGCCGGAACACCGAAACGAAGGAATCATGA
- a CDS encoding bacteriorhodopsin, whose protein sequence is MESSLVYSQSQWDIVLASFVLAGFALFATFVYLLATRRELSPRYRPAGSAGALIGLVASAAYLLLTVSWLSGFDFDRSTATFHPSDSVLQFRNAYRYVDWAVTVPLLTFELLFVSTLTGARARKNRLVLGALAFLMIATGFLGADTFNSTTGRLVWGLVSTVFFVPLYVTLLRTAFRSARELGEPAGPSLRRAGLMLSWTWGVYPLAYCIPFFFADSPGWVVAAQLAFTLTDIAAKVGYGFFIHAVAKARTALDVSAGETVHPEDVYVDQVKVADARLVA, encoded by the coding sequence ATGGAGAGCAGCCTCGTCTACAGCCAGTCCCAGTGGGACATCGTGCTGGCCAGCTTCGTGCTGGCCGGCTTCGCGCTGTTCGCCACCTTCGTCTACCTGCTCGCCACCCGCAGGGAGCTCTCGCCGCGCTACCGGCCCGCCGGGTCGGCCGGCGCGCTCATCGGCCTCGTCGCCTCGGCCGCGTACCTGCTGCTCACGGTGTCGTGGCTCAGCGGCTTCGACTTCGACCGGTCCACCGCGACCTTCCACCCGTCGGACTCGGTGCTGCAGTTCCGCAACGCCTACCGCTACGTCGACTGGGCCGTGACGGTGCCGCTGCTCACCTTCGAGCTGCTCTTCGTCTCGACGCTCACCGGCGCCCGGGCGCGCAAGAACCGGCTGGTCCTCGGTGCGCTCGCCTTCCTCATGATCGCCACCGGTTTCCTCGGCGCCGACACCTTCAACAGCACCACCGGGCGTCTCGTCTGGGGCCTGGTCTCCACGGTCTTCTTCGTCCCGCTCTACGTGACCCTGCTGCGGACCGCCTTCCGCTCCGCCCGTGAGCTGGGCGAGCCGGCGGGGCCGTCCCTGCGGCGCGCCGGGCTGATGCTGTCCTGGACCTGGGGCGTCTACCCGCTCGCGTACTGCATCCCGTTCTTCTTCGCCGACTCGCCCGGCTGGGTGGTCGCCGCGCAGCTCGCCTTCACCCTGACCGACATCGCCGCCAAGGTCGGCTACGGCTTCTTCATCCACGCGGTCGCCAAGGCGCGCACGGCGCTCGACGTGTCCGCCGGCGAGACGGTCCACCCCGAGGACGTCTACGTCGACCAGGTCAAGGTGGCCGACGCCCGCCTGGTGGCGTGA